The nucleotide window CTTGCCGACGGCAACGCCAACTGCGTCATATTTGATGATCCGCTTGCGCCCGCCCAGCAGCGCAATCTCGAGCGGGAGCTCGAAGCGAAAGTAATCGACCGTTCCATTCTCATCCTGGACATATTTGCCCGGCAGGCCCGGACAGCCGCCGCTCGGCTGCAGGTTGAGCTGGCCCAGCTCGAGTATACACTCCCGCGTCTGACCGGCGCCTGGGTCCATTTTTCCAAGCAGTACGGTGGAATCGGTTCCAAGGGCCCCGGTGAAACACAGCTGGAAATCGACCGCCGCCAGGTGCGCGACCGAATCGCCCACCTCAAGCGAAAACTCGACAAGCTGGATGTCCAGCGAAACACCCAGCGCAAGCGTCGCCAGCGCCTGTTTAAGGTCGCGCTGGTCGGCTATACCAACGCCGGCAAGTCTACGCTGTTCAACCTGCTTACCAAGTCGGAGGTGACTACCGCAGACAAGCTGTTCACGACCCTCGATTCCACCACCCGAGTCATGTCGACCGGGTATCCCTGCCAGATCGTCTTCTCCGACACCGTTGGTTTTATCAAGAAGCTGCCGCACCAACTCGTTGAGTCGTTCAAATCGACTCTCGAAGAAGTGCATACCGCCGATCTGCTCTTGCACGTTGTCGACTGCGCCGATCGCAATCTGCTGGAGCATATCGAGCAAACCCGGGCCGTGCTCTCGGAAATTGACGCGGACTCGATCCCGTACATAATGGTATACAACAAGATAGACGTCAATCCCGGTTTTGTCGCGCCGGTCGATCACGGCTCCGTCGCCGTTACGCTTTCGGCGGTCGCGAGCACCGGTATCGAGCCTCTTCGCTCTGCTCTCATC belongs to Candidatus Zixiibacteriota bacterium and includes:
- the hflX gene encoding GTPase HflX, whose product is MAIEHGRTQTERAILIGIAENSLTKPKAADSLDELARLASTAGAEVVERRIQVRARINPAFYIGRGLVDELKGSLADGNANCVIFDDPLAPAQQRNLERELEAKVIDRSILILDIFARQARTAAARLQVELAQLEYTLPRLTGAWVHFSKQYGGIGSKGPGETQLEIDRRQVRDRIAHLKRKLDKLDVQRNTQRKRRQRLFKVALVGYTNAGKSTLFNLLTKSEVTTADKLFTTLDSTTRVMSTGYPCQIVFSDTVGFIKKLPHQLVESFKSTLEEVHTADLLLHVVDCADRNLLEHIEQTRAVLSEIDADSIPYIMVYNKIDVNPGFVAPVDHGSVAVTLSAVASTGIEPLRSALIARAFAAAERRITA